Below is a window of Macadamia integrifolia cultivar HAES 741 chromosome 8, SCU_Mint_v3, whole genome shotgun sequence DNA.
agttaacaaaaatacccaaatttAGGTTTgcgtttacaaaactacccaaaaccgTGACTCTCCTTCATCTCCCACATACGAtccaatatttttattaactaaaGCTTTggatgggtagttttgtaaaccctaatcttattttggatatttttgttaactaataCATTCAAtatgtagttttgtaaatccaaatctgattttagatatttttatcaactataattttataattttgagtaggtaattttattaaaaaaaaaaatcaaaaatggataatcatataattttttcccCCTAACCTTAATTGTATGACATCAGGATATATTGCTCTAGAATATATTAAATTGCTCTAGAAATTAGGATAATGAATGTATGATGATCGATTTTGGGTTATGCAAATAACCGAGTAATTGGCCAATTCCCATCTATTACAGTGCACAGTTATGTTATGCAAATAAACTAAACGAGAGAATTAACCAATCTATAAGCTGGCCAACAAACCTAGTATTTGTACGCCATTTTAAAGAATAAATAATCGAATGTGAGTAATTGAGTTACGAAGACAGTTCCCCACGTTGCCAGTAAGGGTGAAACAGGGTCAGGTTGGCCGGACTTCTTCAAACCCTAACCCAGCCTTAGgtcttcaaaattcaacccaggcccaatccAACTCTATCGGGTTCATGTTCAGGCCAAACCCTgttgggttcataccaacccaactcGACCTTAATTGGGTTGATATTGGCTCCTCCAATGATTtagattaaccttgattgacctatttttgtcattcatcttatacattaaaaaattatgaaaaaatgaaatgccaataggagccctaaattttaatataaagGGTTAAAATTCGAGTCGGGCTGAGGCCTCAACCTGAGCCCGATCCAACCTTgacctagggttggggtttttcaaccctaacccgctcTTAGAGTAAAAAATCTTGGCCCATGCCCTATTTGGACTCAAAGCGGGTTTGTGTGGTCAAGGCCAAACGTTCACCCCTAGTTGCCAGTGTGTGGGGAATCTCTATAGAAAAGGGGAAGTGGATGGAGGGTGCTTCACAACCGCAGCTGGGGGTGGGGTTGCTATAGTGGCTAGGGTAAaggtgtcaatatataactgaaaccatttatcaaaatcgaaACCGACCAGTTATAATCGAACCGAACCGCACCATAGTAAATTggtccgattttggttttataggccataatttCGATTTGGAACCAAACCGAATCGGAAAACAAATGATTAACCGGCACCTAGTATTAAAAACTTAAAAGTATTTTTAAATTCAATGGGTctccacagaaaaaaaaaggggaggaaaaaaaaaaacaaagtactAACCGAGAATggagcttcactttcacacaatcttacttcttgattttttaatttctaagatcatagttaattagttataatatatgtagtcttttacatagaaagtatattgtccttgacaaaataaatgtttattgtcttaactctttaggaaatttaatatatgtaggattcacactagttgtaggatgcaaaccatttCTAAAACGACACTACTAACCCCATGTAAACCGGTAGTGAACTAAATAACAAAAACCGATTAAAAATTACTAAAACCGAAATCGGATGAAAACGattctgatttcaccttattcctacCCGGTgcagttttggtttcaccttatcaaatgTAAACCAAACagaaaccgaaccgaataaccaaaactgcaccgtttgacacccctaggctaGGGTGAGTCTTCCTACATGGCTGGCCGCCCGGTTCTAGATGAAGTTGCAGGGGTTACCACCACATCCTCTCCCGATTCGAACGACAACTAATGGATTTGTCAAGATGAAAACACATACACAACTTATGTTACTAGTAATTCAGttttccatgagaggaccaagTATATAAAGGTTGATTGTCATTTTGTTCGATGCATCACCAATATGGGTATCCACATAGtcatagaagagaaaaaaaaaattaaaaaaaaaacaaaaactacgTGAGAAGGTATACGATAAATTTGCTACATGTTTTTTCCTCTTGGTTATTTGGGAGTGCAATCTACATCAATACTTTCCGTGTCTATCTCTCCCCCAAATAAGATTAAATATGTCTTTTCACATAGGTAGAAGAGAGATAAAATCATGAGAGTACTGGCTAGGCCACACCCTGGACAAAGTTCTTTTTCCCGACTTATTTATACAAAGGTGTGCACTACTAAGTTAACATTTGAGGGAAAAGAAGTCCAAAACATGAGAATGCAATTCCATCATATGCCCTCCCATATGAGTCATGGggtcccctccccctccccctctctcctATTATTATTACCTATATAGTCTAGTTGTAGATGAAATTGGTCTCAGTACTACTATTAGTGTGGTATACAAATTCCTTTCTACGCTAACGTAATAGAATACCAACTCCTAAAATGTTATGATACTTCTATGGAAAAATAAGCATACTATGCCGAAATATAAATTCCATCATGTCTTTTCACACAATGAGTCATGGGGCTTATACTGACATAGTTTCTTATTTTGACTTTTGTGAATCTCATAAATAATATTATTCTCTATACTACCATTGATGTGGTATATAGATTCCTCACCTACAATGGCATCATGGAGAATCTTTCTCCTATACTTCTATAACTTCCGTAAACAATTCCTTTTTTCCTAAGCTCAGTACTTTCATATTTAAAGAAACCAATTTTGTCTTGGCTTCGTAGTCCAGCCCTGTACAACCTAATGGACCAAATATTTTGCCCAGCCTACCCTTGGGATATCAGTTAATGTGATATTTTAATACTTCGAttggagtaggggtgtcaattccaagcccacaccggtaggcccgacaaagcccgacacgtttatgacTCGACCTAGACCGGCCtaattaataaacgtgtcgggtttgagcctgacacatttataaacATGTAGTACACTGTGCAGCCATCTAGCCTGACGGGGACTGGCCCaacacatttacaagcccgattTGAATCGACTCCTTTAAGCCTGACCTAACCTGACCCTTTTAATactacttatatatatatattttttaatactatttgtatttaatgctaaggctatgtgatatatatatatatatgtatataattgAGATGGTGGTAATTGTTGTAtgaaaattcatattttttatgtataatttaattgatttgaacttactaaacttGGATTATGTAGATGGTTAATTGATTTGGgtttcgtgggttaaagatcgAATACcttaataattatttatttttcccatCTTTGGcataatccattttaactatgggatctttttatttgttatgCTCATCTTTGtatcattttattggtatttttcttcaagcacatttaagagaccaattttaaagaggactcATTTATAGTTAAGTAGGTCTATAGCCCGgttaaaacccgattaaggcccgtttatgATAGCTCGATTAAAACCCGAGACTGACTGACCCGATTATTAATCGTACCATTCCCATGTTAGCTAAGCCCATTTAGCtaaggaaaataatcctctgtttttctcatccctgtttttccttgttttgctacctgcagaacacgacacgtggacaactttaagaccaacgcaacggatgtaataatcctcacttaaccttgaccgttggatcctctgttgtccacgtgtcgtgttctgcaggtatcaaaacaagaaaaaacagggatgagaaaaacagaggattttgatcctttAGCTAAACAGGCGTTCACGGTGTAACCCTAAAAATTGGTTGAACCCAATTAAGTTCGACCAAGATTGACCTgacctgaccgattgacacccctagattgAAGGACAGGAATCGATCTTCACAAAATAAAattctgacaaaaaaaaaaagaggcctAGGGTCAGGACAAAAGATTAGTCCAATGAAGGATAAGGAAGGGGAGGACAAGACTGAAAGATATCAGATGGCAATTTTgtgatttaggatttttaattGAACTAAAATGTCAATAGATTTTTCCCAACTTTTCAGGTGTTTATTGGATGAGCTGCGGGTGTGGCTGGTGCCAACTGCCAAGTGACAACGCTCGTAAGCAACCGAGGATGTAAAGCTACCACGTATTAGTTCATTCACATCCGCATAAGAGGGAACCGTGTAACGGGATCCataatttcaaaagaataattttcatcaaaaagaaaaaagagacaatCTTCCTTCACCAGGTGGTGATGTTCATCACTTCATTCTAACGCTTATAAATTCCTGTCAGGATTtaaaatcttgtcaaaagatCTTCTCGAAACCCTTCTGCATCTAACACTACCGTGATGTCAAACTCCAAGTGATATGGAAGTCTGATTTCCTTGAATTTCAGTTCTTCAGTTTTCCTTTACTCACGGAAAAGGAGAAATTCCCACACCACCGGTTATGTGACCTTGTTATTGGACTGATGCCATCCTTAACTCCCATCTCTATTTTACaagatagaaaaataaatagggACTATCTCTATACTACTCAAAAGGGGATCCCTATGGTAAAAAGATTCCCTCTTCATCCAGAGGAAGAAAAACTGAATTGTCAACACAAGTCGGAGAAATATCTTACAATAACAATAGTAATCATAACCTTTCCAACTAGACGGGGGTGTTCTCCACTGATAGGATAAagatataagaaaaaaagaagctacATAAATGAAGTAAGATGAGGTAAAAAAGGGGTAAGAGAAGTGAAAATGGTAATCATAAGAGCATCACAGGAACATCCCATATAAGGGATTGGGTACACAAATCCTTGTTTTTCATAAAATTCTAGCTGTGGTCATATTAGACTTAAACCATatcatatgcatatcttttctagggaaaaatattttaattttcaacaaatttatttttgtccaaaaaatatttttgaccACTGGATGGTTGTTCCACTTCTACCGCTGTAACTATGCAATGAATATGGTACCCTCTAGATTACCCATATATTAGTGGATCATCTCAACTATGAGCTCGATCTGTTGACCAGGCATTGAGCTTTAGcactttccaaaaaataaataaataaataaaccttaGCACTAACCATGCCATGGGCCCTAAAAGCCCACAGGAAATAAACATTTTATGTATATATCCATGCATCCcaatttgtaatatttttttaattaaatgggCCCTAGAAGCCCACAAGAAACAATCTTTAATTCATGTCGAGCATGGCCTAGAACTTTACCAATCATGATTAATAAAGTTTTGGCCATCCATTTCCATTGCACTAAAATGCGACAATAGGGGGAAAAAGGCCAACCCACCCTcgtggaagaagagaaggataatGCTTTATGTGGGGGAGTGTAATCTCTTCGCCAAGACATATAGGGGAAAAAGGCCAACCCACCCttatggaagaaaaaataatatttctatAAATACTTTTTTTTACATCCTAGTTGGCCCCTTATCCATAGGCATAAACCACACTTCCCCAAGAACCGGTGGACCAAAAGCCATGGCAATTGATATTGAATTTGGGGTGTGGGCCATCTCTCAGTTAGTGCCAGTAGTGAATAACTATATTAACTGATTAAAAAGGAATTTCTACCTTATCTTCTGGGAGCCCACAACTTGTTGGGCTCTTCTTTCCTTACGTTAGAGACATCACAAGTGAAGTAAAAAATCCTCCAtccctttctctcattttctcagCCTCATCATAGCATGTGATGTGCCTCCTTGCCATCACCCTTAATTGCAGGATTTAATACTTAAGACTACAATAGCTACAGTAACCAAAAAAGTGATAACTTCCACCTATAAAAGGGAGATCAAATAGAAGTTTTTTCCTCAAACACCCTATCAGGATGGAAGGTCCTGTAACCCTTTTGAGTCTCTTCTTAAGCATCTCATACTTAACTTGCTCAGTGGCAAGGATTGATCCTCATGGATATCAAGCCGATATGGAGTTCATTAAGACTTCATGTGGAGTAACTTTGTATCCAGATTTATGTTTCCAGTCACTCTCTCCTTATGCTTCCACTGTTCATATGAGCCCAAGCAGATTAGCTCAAGTGGCACTCAACGTCAGCTTAAGGAGCGACCGATCGACTTCAGATATGGTGGTGAGCATATCAAAAGAGAATGATACGAGTCCTAGGGAAGCAGCGGCGGTCGCGGACTGCGTTGAGACCGTTGGTGACTCTATCGACGAGCTTCAACAATCCATTGGGGAGATGAAACACCTTCATGGTCCTGATTTCTATCAAAAATTGGGAAATATACAGACATGGGTTAGTGCTGCTTTAACAAATGAGGACACGTGCATGGATGGATTTCAAGGAGGAGCCATGAATGGAACTATCGAGAACACAATTAGGAAAGGTATAGTGGGTGTTGCTCAGTTAACTAGTAATGCCTTGGCTTTAATTAATAAGCTGTCTTGAGTACTCAAGCCAATGAACCTGATCTGCAGAGAATTGTAAAAAGTAGTAGTAGTATGGTTCTCTTCCTCTAGGTGAAAGCTGTATAGATATAGATTAGAGGATAAATAGTTGATATTTGGATTGGCTTTTGTGTATATAGATTAAAACCTTATCTCAACAACCTATGCATGTGTGGAGGAGTTGAGTTGTATCTTGTATTGAACTATTAACTCCTTAAGTGCGGaagacttcttttttctttttctatttttccaaaattggagtcaggggaaaaaaaattccgtTGCCGGGACTTGAACCCGGGTCTCTCGGGTGAGAGCCGAGTATCCTAACCAACTAGACTACAACGGAAGGATGATTTAATGAGGTCcatattttatattaattaaataacaAATGGCCCCTAAGTTGTAGGACACCTTGtccttattataattttttttgggtaacgaGACCTTATTAGAAATACactattaaaatagaatatttacgcaattaataaaataaaaaattcaattatatatggagtgattttttttttgtgaagataTATAGAATGAATTGAAATTAGTGATAAAGTCACATTGAGTAATATtacaaaaattattatttttctttctttacaaccaaacatagtccTGAGAAAATTTCCTCCCCACCCCCTAACATAATTTATCCTTTCCAGCATTTATTATGTGACAGTAATATAAAATAAGGTAATAAGGTTCTCTTAATCAACCCAGAGAGTATCTTTAGATATTGCACATCTATCATTGTTTTCATGTTTCCTTTATTTTCCATTCTTTCTTGTAAGTGTATTTCTCTactggacttttttttttaacgtgTAACCCATTTGGTGGAAAGGTGACAAACATTCGGCTGAGAGGACCACATTACCCCATCAGCACAATTATATGTACAATGATGATAAGGTGCCAGCTTCACAATAAATAAAGGGATGGGACTGTGGGAGACATTGTAGGAATTAAGACAACTAGTAACCCACTATAGCCAAAATGTACAGTTAAACAACATTGACAGGACTGTCGGACACCGATGGAGGTTCGTGTCTCCTTTTCAGTTGTATTAGAGGAAAAGAATGCTCATTAGTTGTGTGGCTCTTATGCAAGCACGGGTCAATGAGGAGATGTACATGGATTTAGGTGAGGGTGTCGTTTTACCATCCTCTGTGCCCGATATAAGGCTATGCAATTAGAAagatttattttccctatttaacaaaataaattaaagaccttaagggcccgtttgattttgttttcaaaaatatgtttttctatttttgtgtgctcaaaaaccaaaaaacatcccaaaaatcgtttgattttctattttgttctacttgtttttcaaaataaatagaaatctaTGCTTATTTTtatgtctagaaacaggaatagaaaaacaagttagacttattttttgtttttaaaaacaagAGGGAGGGACAAAATTATGAAGAACTCGATGTTTCACTCGTCCTACCACatccccaacccattgttgaaacttttcGCTATCCAGAAGCGGCTACTCCAACATGATTGTGTGAAGCTCACAATTATGGACTATTTTCATCCTTTTGAAATTCATTTCCATGAAGTATGCCTACAACTCCAATGTCGTGCCTTCACTTGTGAGTTACATACCTGCAACGACATACTTTCCCTCGTATCTTGAACCAAACTACGCTACTAATAAACGTTttgaaatcaaaaaaatcaaacacctttttgtaattccaaaaatcatttcttaacaCAGAGacggaaaaaaaaaccatttttattgtttctagacacaaaaacaatagaaacaaaatcaaatgggccctaagttTACCTATCCATACAATCTTATCTTTATTTAACTTGgatatatggattttttttttttccaattaataGAATGGCTATATGGAACCTAAGCCCATGTAAAGTATTGAGCAAATGCAAagctaattaaaataaaagttctCCAAATCAATCAAGCAGCTTAACTAAAATACAGTTATTCAACACTTCGTAGGATAGCAACTTCATGTTAGAAATATTTTCCTTTAGTgcatgtttggtagtcattcagatCCAAAAACGACAGGTTAtgtcaaaaacataattttcagtttttgtataaaaatgtcattaaaaaaaaaaaaactggtgtttggtgaacttgtttcaagaacgattactctagttgttcacttttttgtaGTTGGAACGAAACTGAAATGATGAAACAAGGTTTTGTCGTTTAATCATTTTACGTTTttagcattttctttttttcccttttttgttctaaaaaaaaaaattcaaaaaacccCAAGTTGACATCAAACACTTTATTTCGTGTTTTTGTCCCCATAGAACAGAAAAACgtcaaaaatgtttttttggcTGACTACTAAACACAACCTAAATGGATCTCGTGTGGCACGATAAACAAGTTTGATATAAGATAACATTAAATGGATCATATTTTCCTTCACTAGTGGAGAAGGAAGAATCCTTTCAACCCTGTAGATGTGACTGAACTTCTATGTCATCATTAACTCACACTTCTATGATACAAAGTTGAAAACACCCCTCCCTAGTCCAATAGATAGAAGTTATAGACCAACGATACTGGTGAAAGGAATCTGGGGCCAGAGCGAATTAATCACTTCAAGTGAGAGATTATCGACTTGGGAATATATAAGCAATTACAACATAGACTAAAAACCATTTTCCCACTTTGATATTTATTCTTGGAAGAAGTTCCCTTTAACTGCACGGTGAATCTCACAGTGAGATCAAAGGGTCGAGAGACGTCtgcccccaccaaaaaaaatggTCTAGATCGCCCACGGTGAACAAGATTCCCGTTCACCATGGACTAAGGAAAACCCaatcccttcttttctctctctctctctctctctctctctctttcttccaataaaataatataataataatcttggattgagttttcctaAGACTACAATGAATGAGAATCCATTCACCATGGACATGGGGACCCCATACAatagggggaagagagaggggaaTCCCATCTGGACTGTCCCACCATTCAGCtactggtgaaggaaaactctatCCAAATTTTTTTGTTGCAGGTTCATTAAAAAGAAGTCACCATGGATTGACCACCATTATACCATATGTAAGGATGATTTGTCAAATCTTATCACATAATAGGAATTACCATAGAATAGGAAAGAGACTAATTCAATTTTGACCAGTATAGCATAATGGGATTTATTGGAACATAAAATTTATCTACAATATCGTAGGGGTCACGCGATCAGGCAGCAATCTTTTACTTTAATAATTCATGAAGGTTTACTATAAGAATTGTTCAACTTCAACCACTTGTGTCTTTCTTTACGTTACAAGCTTGAGTATAACAAGGAAAGGAAGTAACAATGTAATTACGTAAAGAGGCGTGGAAGattgttcaaacttcaaaagagaagaaagggtgAGAAGAAATTTTTGAATCCTCCAAATGAATTCTAGATTTTTCAGTAGTTAAAAGGTTAGTGGAATGGATAAGAAACTCAAATAATTGGACTGTCTAGTCATAAAGGATCAAATCTCAAACATTTTTTTGACGGAAAGATCAAATCTCAAATAACCATCTTTTGTTAGCTTTGATCACTCAAATACGGCTCTTTGAGAACATGAAACTTTTTGGGAACTTAGCCTTTCATGTAAAAACGACAACTTTTTGGGAACTTAGCTTTGTTTGGTTACTTTGGTAACAAGTCTGTTATATGAGAGTACAGTGATCTTTGATAACAGAATACAAAAAGTGATTCTAGAACAGGAAAATAATAGAAACCAATATTTGAAACAGACTTTAAAAAATCACTCATACTAATTGAGAAAAATGCTTTGGATGATGAATATAAAGTCTTGAATATCAAGCTTAAGTGCCAAACCCTTTGGAAAAGTCTCCCACATGCAGGGAATCCTCTAAGGAATCtccgagagagggagagagaaaatctaaCCTGGAAAATCTCAAATCACGCTTTGAGTTAGAATTCATTCATGATCGCGATAGGAGCATCAAAACTCTGCAGAACTGAGTTCGCAAGCcctttcgatcccagatagatattttctctctcctacattTTTTATTAGTTATTGGGGATCCATAATCTTATTTCCCCATTCATGTAGTAACTATTATGTCTAGAATTATTA
It encodes the following:
- the LOC122086388 gene encoding pectinesterase inhibitor 7-like, with the translated sequence MEGPVTLLSLFLSISYLTCSVARIDPHGYQADMEFIKTSCGVTLYPDLCFQSLSPYASTVHMSPSRLAQVALNVSLRSDRSTSDMVVSISKENDTSPREAAAVADCVETVGDSIDELQQSIGEMKHLHGPDFYQKLGNIQTWVSAALTNEDTCMDGFQGGAMNGTIENTIRKGIVGVAQLTSNALALINKLS